The Acomys russatus chromosome 11, mAcoRus1.1, whole genome shotgun sequence genome contains the following window.
ATTTCCCTCTTCGCTTTCCTCTCTCCAAGCCCCCTCACATCCTTCTCCTGTGTCCCCTGAATCCCTGCTAAGTAGatggcttctttttcattattataaagTTGTTTATTATTACGATTAtttctgttacacacacatattaaacaCATAGATATACAGATACACCCTATGGAGTCCAGGGCTCCCCATTCTGCACTGGAGAACCACTGGAGGGCTCCTCCCTGGGGAGAGACTCACTTCCCTTTCCAACAGTTCTTGTTTCCTGGAGTCCTTTTCTAGGCCTGGAACTCTcaggtctcctcctcccacaCTAGTCTgtctgttgcttttgttgttgctcaggtcttgtttaggcagccatattgttgacgTGTCTTGGTGTAGTTTCTCTGCTCCTCTGTCTCTTCAGATCAACTGaggctacagagggaaaccctAGCTCAAAAACCAGGCTCCTTCCAAAGAGAAAGGCTTACCTAATTTTCAGTATGTCCATATACAGTATCTGATAGTACCATGTGAGGCAGACAAAAGCAAAATCATTTCCTTTGCTGAGAATCCAATATTCTGAATTCTGAGTGACAGTAACATGTgacccttctcctcttctccagagTGCAATGACACTCTTTACCACCATctcttcttgtcctcctcctcctcccaccctgtagcctcagctgtcctggaactcactatgtagaccaggctggcctcagagatctgctgcctctgcctccccagtgcttgcaTTAAAGTGTTCTGTaacacctggcttttaaaaaccaGTTTTCAAAGTGAATAGATTTAAGATTGTATAAATACTAAGAGAAGGTGTCCTTCTATGCTTGATTTAATTTAAATAGACTGATCTTGTTATCTCTCCTTTTAGTGTTGAAAGGGCAAACATCTCAAACTATTGAGTCTCCCAGAGGCACTTGAGAAAGCTCTCCTATGCCAGGAACTTGTTTCCATGATTGGTGTAGGAAACCCACATTTGCACACTCTACCCTCCATCTTCTGGAGAGTTAGGGCTTTTGCGGGGGGTAAGATCTTGCTGTGGTCAAGGTTAGTCTCAAAGTCCCAAGCTGAAGTGATAGAGCCATCTCAGCCTCTTGAGCAGCTGGGACTGCAGTGCAGATCTCGGTGGCAGCTGAAGCAAAAGTGCATTGCTTGCATCTGAGGTACTCTTTGAAAACCACCATGGCTGGAGTGTGTTTGCCTCAGTCCTTGGAATGTGCATGCAACTGCATCTGGTTCCCACAGGATCCAGAGCACAGGAACCAACCACAAAGACGTATGAAGGAACTacatgcatgcgtatgtgtgcgAGCAAGTTACGTGCTCCACGTGTGTGCAGGGGCCCAAAGAGGTCAGACGATGTCAGATGCTCAGAACTGAAGTTAtgggcaattgtgagctgccatgtggatgctgggaactggcccctggcccctgctaaagcagccagtgctcctaagcgggaagccatctctccagccctccagataCTGCTTTCCCTGCTGGGACTGGATCCTAATGGTTTCCTACATAAGCAGAGTCTCTGGATTGACCCATGTACCTGCTCctgtgctggggctgcagctcagttggtGAGCATGCTCACTTAGCCAGCAAGCACATGGTCCTGGGCTCAAGCCCCAGCcccacatgaaaaccaaatgTTTTGGTaaatgcctttcatcccagaactggtggcaggaggatcagaagttcaaagtcgccaggcatggtggcacacgcctttaatcccagcacttgggaggcagaggcaggcggatcgctgtgagtttgaggccagcctggtctaaaaagcgagtccaagacacccaaggctacacagagaaaccctgtctcgaaaaaccaaaattaattaattaattaattaaagaagttcaaagtcatcagCACCTATATATGAAGTTTACGTTAGCTTTGGCTAGAGACCCTTACAAATTTGGATGTTATCCTCTTTGAGGCATGTTCCATTATACATGGTcacagcattctctctctctctctctctctctctctctctctctctctctctctctctctctcacacacacacacacacacaaatacttacaAATTACATTTAATGTGCAAGAGCCAAGGACCATCAAAAATAAGACTTACTGGAGAGGCCAAAGTATATGAGCTGAAGATGCAGactgcagacacacagaaagtgCTGATGACTGTTCCTTGACTCAGCCAGGCACAACTCTAGAACTGCCAAATAACTGAGGGACACTGTTACCTGCACACTACTTAGTATTCCCCTCTTTCCCCAACAAGGTGTCTCCATGTAACAGAgccttccctggctgtcctggaatctctttatagaccaggcagacaggcctctaactcagagatctgcctctgcctccccagcgctgggatcagaagcatgtgctaccacaagCTTAGTAACTCCGCTGGTTTGTGGAGTTAGTGCAAAGGCTGAGTGCAGGACAAAGACAAACAAGGATACAATAGATTGCCACAGTCATGGTCCACAGGAAACTGACAAACCAAGTGTTCACACCCTGATACATCCTCTTCCACATGGAATCTGGCCTTGGAGGTGTGCCTCGCTTCTGTCATGGGTCATTAAGTTACTGAGTCTTCTGTCACTCAGTCCCACGAGGCAGCTGTCCCAAGGCAAGGACAAGAGTCATGTGTCAACATGAAAACACCTCACAGGCCACCATTCGCTCACAGGTCTAAATCACAGAGGCCCTGGGACCCAGTCCTCTCTCCTTCACCTCATCCCCAATCCCAGGCCCCCAGGTGTCACCTTTCCAAACTGCAGAGACAAGTCACAGCTCTAGGCATTGTCCCTGCCTGCagcagaagaaataaaacactcaGGAGACTGACAGGTGGGCTGGAGGAAGGACCTTCACCTCAGCTTCCCCCCAAGGGCCTCAGGGACAACTCTTCCCTCACACACTGACCTGCAGCAACGGCATAGCCTCCTTTTCCACCTGTGAGAAGAAAAGCTGTGAGAGACACCCAGGAAGTTTCCAGAACTATGGCTACAGACCAGGAAGGGTCAGGAGTCATGAGGAAGGAGGAATGTAGGGAATGAACCAGTGCCAGCCTGGGGTTCAGTAGGACTAAGCAGGAACCGtcccctctgacctctgacctctgagactCATGCCCAGTGCACATGAAGCCTCAGGCTGCTGAAGCTGTCCTCCATCTTCCATGTGATTTCCAGTAGGGTGAGGGTCAGCACACAGACCCAGAGATGGGCGTGGTTGtgcatttggggtgtgtgtgtgagtgtgtgtgtgtgtgtgtgtgtgtgcgtgcacacctctgtgtctgtgttgctTCCCATTCATGGTGCACCCTTCTAAAAAGAGCAAAAAGAGaagaacccagacccagaccctcCCCTACCTGTGTTCTTCCTCTTCATCCACCACACAACAGCGATCAGAAAAGCCAAGATGACCACAGCTGCGATGACAGCACCAACAATGGTCATGATGGAGACGGTGGACTGAGGGGgctctgggaagggaaaggaaagcaagGGAAGGTGAGGGTCACGACCCCAGCTCTCAGCCCTGACCTGCTCAGGGGCTGCAGAAGGCTCCAGCTTTCCCTGAGCCCAGCTCTGCACCCACACCCTCCTTACCCCATCTCAGGGTGAGGGGCTCAGGCAGTCCCTCATGCACCACATGGCATGTGTAATCCTGCTCCTTCCCAGAaggcaccaccacagctgcccaTTTCTGGAAGGTTCCATCCCCTCCAGGCCTGGTGTCCACAAGCTCCATGTCCTGGGTCAGATCCTCCCCATTCAGCTGCCAGGTCAGGGAGATGTCAGCAGGGTAGAAGCCCAGGGCCCAGCACCTCAGGGTGATGCCACCTTCAGGTCTGGGGTGATGGGACACATGTGCCTTTGGGGGCTCTGTTGGGAGATTTAAGAAATCCACAATTAACAAGATAAACTGAAGTCTGTaaagacaaaattaaatgaaTGACAACACTGAACTATGTTTCTGTTTGAACCCTTGGACTGTCACCACACTAGTGACCTGCAGGAAGAGCTGGTCCCCTCAGCACAGAACTGCACATTTTCCTGGGGGGGGGGAACTCAGAAGGTAAGAGGGGATCTAAGGCAGgtcaacatttttctttgtttttctttttctttttatgaggtGTTCTATAGCTTAAGACACAtagtagaagaatggaaggaaCAGAAAATCATTAATTTAATGTATTTGAATTCATATCAAAATAAGAAGTTAGTGGCAGGGGCTACATGAAGGGTGCCCCCAAATGCTGCTGCCACCATTGGGACACAAACGTGTGTCCATCTTGCTGACCAGCATTCACTGTCCATCCAAGTGAATCCTCATCTCCAGAGTGTGCAGCAGAAACGTGGTTAACTTCTCACACTCAGCCAGAGAAAATGACTCCCAGCCCCCGCCCCTGGGGGGACAGATACAAGGCAAGTCACAAGGATCCCTGAAGTGTGCTGTGGACCCAGTGCAGCACCCACTGGGAACACAGCAGGCTCACAGGGGGGAGTGGATCTTCCCTCTCACTCCAGTCCTCCATTGCAGAAGCCCCTGTCTCTGAGAAAGGTCAATTCCTGACTCACTAGGGGGAGCACTGCAGCTTGTtggggcagaggaggagcaggagggtcTGGCTGGTTAATTCTGGCAGGAAATAGTCCAAGCTCACAGGAACCTTTCTCCTTTAAGGAAACACTGACTTGTCTAATTATCCAGGTTAGCAGTGTCCCCTGGCATCTGTGGACACTGATACAAATGATAATACAAGGGGATGAAGAAACATTAACACCCCAGTGGGGAAGAAaatctaaaagcaaaataatgcCTTCAAGCCTgagggtggtggtgcaggcttttaatcccagcactccagaggcagagccaggtggatctctctgtgagttcatggcctgcttggtctactaagcaagtccaggacagccaagtctacgcagagaaaccatgtctggaaaaaccaaaccaaaccaaacaaaacaaaaaaaaagaaaagaaattctactATTTAATATTTGTCAAGGGCACCCCATAAGTGCTCATGTGACCATTCTAGGATTAGACAGAATTGAGGTGTGGAAGGCATGGAAACCCCACACACAGGGATATGGGAGAATGTATTctttggaaagttctagaaacagGGGGAACCTAGCTAGACTGTGGTGGCACAAgttttggtcccagcacttggcaggcaggcagatctctgtgagttggaggcagcctggtctatggaattcagggctacacagagaaaccctgtcttgaaaaaaaaaaggaacaacaacaacaaacaaaacaccccaaaaaacCCAGCCCCCCCAAAACACCAACGCccccaaaaacccaacaaccataacaaacaaacaaagaaaaaacaaaacaaccaacctgGACGCTataggcacacctgtaatcacagagaaaccctgtctcaaaaaaacaaaacaaaacaaaaacaaaaaaagaaaaaccagagagagaagaaaggagccaggccacaagcctgtaatcctagcactctgggaggcagaggcaggcggatctctgtgcgtccaggacagccaagggtacacagaaagatcctgtctcgaaagaagaagaggaggaggaggaggaggaggaggaggaggaggaggaggaggaggaggaggaggtggaggaggacgaggacgaggatgaggaggaggaggggggagaaaaagagaaagaacgatagaaaaaaagaaagaaagaaaagaaaggacactgGTGGAGCCTGCCATGTTGGATCAGGAGACCCCGGCACTGTTTCCCTAGAGACAGGGGCACCATCCCAGCTGAGGTTCTTCTTCCTCAGGGCTGAGCTGAGGGCGGAGGGAGGAGGCGCCCGCGGCCCCTGCACCTGTGCGCAGCAGCCTCTCCTTCCCGATCTCCAGGAATCTGCGGAGCCACTCCACGCACTCGACCGTGTAaatcttctgtctctctgcctcaccaGCCTGCTCCCACTCGCGCTGTGTGATCTGCGCCGCCGCGTCCGCCGCCGTCCAGGATTTCAGGTCTTCGTTCAGGGCGATGTAATCGCGGCCATCGTAGGCGAACTGATAGTACCCGCGGAGGAGGCGCCAGTCCGACGCCACGTGACAGCCACACAACACCTGGACGGTGTGAGAGCCTGCGGGACCCTGGGGTCAGCCCCGCCCACCTGTCCCCACGAGATCATGCACGGCCCGCGGCCCCGCCCACCCGCGGACTCATCAAAACCGAAAGGGAAACAATCCCGGTTCGCGGTTCTCTTCCTGAACCTTGGACTTGGTACCCGGGCGTCTCCGGTGTCGGGACGTGGAGGGGACGTGAGCTCTGACCGCGGTCACTCACCGCCCTCGCTCTGGTTGTAGTAGCCAAGCAGGGTCCTCAGGCGCCGTCGTAAATTCTGTCCCCCGATCTTGGCGATCAGTGTCTCCCGCTCCCAATACTCCGGCCCCATCCGCTGCATCCACGACTCCCGCGGCTCCATTCTCGGAGTCTCCGCGTCGCTGTCGTAGCGCACGAACTGCGTGTCGTCCACGTAGCCGACATTGATGTACCAGGGCTCCCCGACGCCGGGCCGGGACACGGCGATGTAGAAATACAGCAGCGAGTGTGAGCCTGGGGGCGGCGCGCGGTGAGACCCCGACCCTCCTCCCGGGACCCCGGGCAGGTGCGCAGGCCCGGAGGGGAGCAGGGCGCGGGGCTCGGGACGCGGGTGGAGCAGGGGGCGGAGGGTCTGGTGGGCGACGCAGGGACGCGGCTTCCCCAGTGTCCCCCTCCATTCTCCGCAGAGTCCGTTTCCCTCCCGACCCCGCACTCACCCGCGTGAGTCAGGGTCGTGGCCAGGGCGGCcgccagcagcaggagcagcgtGCGCAGCGCCATCGCCCCATCTGGGATCGGGCGAGTCTGAGTCCCGCGGTCTGCCGGTATGCGTGGACTTTATAACCGGTGCCCGGGGTAACGCTGATTGGTTCCCCAGGATCGCACCACCCCATAGGCTTGAGAACCGCGGACTTGTCATCAGTGTCCGGGCAGAGGGAGCTGACACAGGTTAGGAGCAGAAGTGAAACTGGGGAGATGGGGAATCCCCAGCCCTGGGCTTCCCCACCCCTGACCTGGACTGGAGACTAAAACTTTGCACTAAACACAATTGGAACCGAATGATAAGAATGCGGCCTTATAATACTTCAGGGCTGATGGAAAGGCCAGatcgccaggcagtggtggcacaggcctttaatcccagcactcgggaggcagaggcaggtggatcgctgtgagttcaaggccagcctggtctacaaagcgagtccaggacagccaaggttacacagagaaattctgtctcgaaaaaacaaaaacaccacccaaaaaaaaaaccctacaaaaaaACAGAGTCCTCAGAACTGCACAGGAAGACTGAGGAGAACTGAGCTCCCCAGTCATCCTCTGCAGGGTAGCAAGGCAGCCAAGCTCAGCATCTGGAGACACCAACCACTGATTACTTCCCACAGTGTGTGACACCAAGACTCTCTGGGTGATCCTGGCTCAGGAAGTCTCCCAGGCCACGGTTCAGCTTTCTTGCTGTGTTTTCTCAAGGCTTCACTAGAGCTGGGTCACATGAGGTCACGTGGCTTCTTCAAGTGGCAGCTGAATGAAAGGGGCTCAAGTTCCTGCTGGCTGTCCCCAGGGTTCCTCTGTCCCCATGTACCTGGGTCTCTCTTCAGACTGCTCTTGACACAGCTTTTGGCTGAGAGGTAGGGGCGGGGgcgagggggagacagagagaggggggaatttGTGAATATAAACAGTATATTCAACATCCAATCCCAGATCACAGTCCGTCCCCTCTGCTTCCTCCGTGGGGGAAGGGagtgagcaagtcctcaacacCCAGAGGATGGAATTCCTCTCACACCTGGCAAGGGCAGAGTTCAAAGTCCCTTTTGAGACTGAGAACAATCTCTTAATTGTagcccctgtaaaatcaaaacaacaaccaaaaaaacaggTTACATACTTACAACACACAATGGCCCAGGATGGACATTACTGTACTAGAAGTTTCGTTTCTTTAAAATCCAGTTATGCTTTTCTTTATCAGCCGATAATGCTCCCACCAACATGGTGAACTTT
Protein-coding sequences here:
- the LOC127195885 gene encoding H-2 class I histocompatibility antigen, Q10 alpha chain-like isoform X7, whose amino-acid sequence is MALRTLLLLLAAALATTLTHAGSHSLLYFYIAVSRPGVGEPWYINVGYVDDTQFVRYDSDAETPRMEPRESWMQRMGPEYWERETLIAKIGGQNLRRRLRTLLGYYNQSEGGSHTVQVLCGCHVASDWRLLRGYYQFAYDGRDYIALNEDLKSWTAADAAAQITQREWEQAGEAERQKIYTVECVEWLRRFLEIGKERLLRTEPPKAHVSHHPRPEGGITLRCWALGFYPADISLTWQLNGEDLTQDMELVDTRPGGDGTFQKWAAVVVPSGKEQDYTCHVVHEGLPEPLTLRWEPPQSTVSIMTIVGAVIAAVVILAFLIAVVWWMKRKNTGGKGGYAVAAGRDNA